From Bacteroidales bacterium, one genomic window encodes:
- the lptC gene encoding LPS export ABC transporter periplasmic protein LptC, protein MLYTLVSCERKTEITKSVDLNKAPRQIVDSIYAVQTENGGLTMRVEAKRMEKYENDTVSYELFPKGFDIYSYNRDGFLETHIHAKAAKHTVSKAYRETWAAFGNVEIFNYVKGEKMTTDTLYWDKNNHKIYTHCFVKMSSPRGLMQGYGMESDEMARNANIMMPFDSYSRLGKDSVLSRIYKDTANFIGPILKPAKKQNNLLVKGKK, encoded by the coding sequence ATGCTTTATACCTTAGTATCTTGTGAAAGGAAGACGGAAATCACAAAAAGTGTAGATTTAAATAAAGCTCCGCGACAGATTGTAGATAGTATTTATGCCGTTCAAACAGAGAACGGAGGTTTGACTATGCGCGTGGAGGCAAAGAGAATGGAGAAATATGAAAATGATACAGTATCTTATGAATTATTTCCCAAAGGCTTTGATATTTATTCTTATAATCGCGATGGATTTTTAGAGACACACATTCATGCGAAAGCCGCAAAACACACTGTTTCAAAGGCATATAGAGAGACGTGGGCCGCGTTTGGCAACGTTGAAATTTTCAACTATGTCAAAGGGGAGAAGATGACAACGGACACTTTGTACTGGGATAAAAACAATCATAAAATTTATACCCATTGCTTTGTTAAGATGTCATCTCCAAGAGGACTTATGCAGGGGTACGGAATGGAGAGCGATGAGATGGCGCGCAATGCAAACATAATGATGCCTTTTGATAGTTATAGCAGACTTGGAAAAGACTCCGTTTTAAGCCGTATTTATAAGGATACGGCCAACTTTATCGGACCAATCTTAAAACCGGCAAAAAAGCAAAATAATTTACTTGTAAAGGGGAAGAAATGA